A stretch of the Streptococcus himalayensis genome encodes the following:
- a CDS encoding MerR family transcriptional regulator encodes MKEKEFRRNMAVFPIGSVMKLTDLTARQIRYYEDQDLIKPDRNEGNRRMYSLNDMDRLLEIKDYIAEGYNIAAIKKKYAEREAKSKRTITEKDVRRALHNDILQQGRFASSIPPFGRMQ; translated from the coding sequence ATGAAGGAAAAAGAGTTTCGCCGTAATATGGCAGTTTTTCCTATTGGTAGCGTTATGAAATTGACGGATTTGACAGCTCGTCAGATTCGTTATTATGAAGATCAAGATTTGATTAAGCCTGATCGCAATGAAGGCAATCGCCGTATGTATTCTTTGAATGATATGGATCGCTTGCTGGAGATTAAAGACTATATTGCAGAAGGCTATAATATCGCTGCTATTAAGAAAAAATATGCTGAGCGTGAAGCTAAGTCCAAACGAACCATTACTGAAAAAGACGTCCGCCGTGCACTGCACAATGACATCTTGCAGCAAGGTCGCTTTGCTTCATCCATTCCACCGTTCGGTCGCATGCAGTAA
- the fni gene encoding type 2 isopentenyl-diphosphate Delta-isomerase: protein MSEQRKDQHIQYALEQKWGYNSFDDIELIHRSLPLYDLAEIDMSTHFAGRDWEFPFYINAMTGGSEKAGTINQKLAQLAEACGLLFVTGSYSAALKNPQDVSYDVREGHPNLLLATNIGLDKPYQAAQRAIKAMNPLFLQVHVNVMQELLMPEGERSFAHWTNHLKDYVAQSPIPLILKEVGFGMDVKSMELAHELGIRTVDLSGRGGTSFAAIENRRGGNRNYLNDWGQTTVQALLNAQALMDKLEILASGGVRHPLDMVKALVLGAKGVGLSRTILELVETKPLEEVMTIVEGWKEDIRLIMCALGCKSIAELHQVPYLLYGRLAQARLENNH from the coding sequence ATGAGTGAGCAACGAAAAGATCAACATATCCAGTATGCCTTGGAGCAAAAATGGGGGTATAATAGTTTTGATGATATAGAGTTAATTCATCGCTCGCTTCCCTTGTATGATTTGGCTGAGATTGATATGAGTACTCACTTTGCAGGGCGTGATTGGGAGTTTCCTTTTTATATCAATGCCATGACTGGAGGAAGTGAGAAAGCAGGAACAATCAATCAAAAACTAGCACAGCTGGCAGAAGCTTGTGGTCTTTTATTTGTGACGGGATCGTACAGTGCAGCGTTGAAAAATCCTCAAGATGTGTCTTACGATGTGCGTGAAGGCCATCCCAACTTGCTCCTTGCGACCAATATAGGGCTGGACAAGCCCTATCAAGCTGCCCAACGAGCCATAAAAGCTATGAATCCTCTTTTTTTGCAGGTTCATGTGAATGTCATGCAAGAATTGCTCATGCCAGAAGGGGAACGTAGTTTTGCTCACTGGACCAATCATTTGAAAGATTATGTAGCTCAATCCCCCATCCCCTTGATTCTGAAAGAAGTGGGTTTTGGAATGGACGTGAAAAGCATGGAATTGGCTCATGAGCTAGGAATCCGCACGGTGGATCTTTCAGGTCGTGGGGGGACTAGTTTTGCGGCTATTGAAAATCGCCGCGGAGGCAATCGCAATTATCTCAACGACTGGGGCCAGACAACCGTTCAAGCTTTATTGAATGCACAAGCTTTGATGGACAAGCTTGAAATACTAGCGAGCGGTGGCGTTCGTCATCCTCTTGATATGGTCAAAGCCCTCGTTTTAGGAGCCAAGGGGGTTGGCTTATCGCGAACCATTTTGGAATTAGTGGAGACCAAACCCTTGGAAGAAGTGATGACCATTGTAGAGGGATGGAAAGAAGATATTCGTCTTATCATGTGTGCCTTGGGGTGCAAATCAATCGCTGAATTGCACCAAGTGCCCTACTTACTCTACGGGCGATTAGCACAAGCTCGCCTAGAGAACAACCACTAG
- a CDS encoding FUSC family protein → MNYFKKYRLDSSKFRLGMRTLKTGLAVFIVLLLFHILGWQGLQIAALTAVFSLREDFDKSVHFGTSRILGNSIGGFYAVLFFLLNQLFADNFLITLFMVPICTMLTIMTNVAMNNQAGVIGGVSALLIITLSIPEGDTLTYVCARIFETFVGVFIAILVNYDVERLRQILSKKEK, encoded by the coding sequence ATGAATTATTTTAAAAAATATCGACTGGATTCTTCTAAATTTCGCTTAGGAATGCGGACCTTAAAGACGGGACTAGCTGTTTTTATCGTTCTTCTCCTCTTTCATATACTAGGTTGGCAAGGTCTTCAAATCGCTGCTTTGACAGCTGTTTTTAGTCTGAGAGAGGACTTTGATAAAAGTGTTCATTTTGGGACCTCACGTATTTTAGGAAATAGTATCGGTGGCTTTTATGCCGTCCTATTTTTTCTGCTGAATCAATTATTTGCAGATAATTTTCTGATTACTCTGTTTATGGTTCCGATTTGTACGATGCTGACGATTATGACCAATGTCGCTATGAACAATCAAGCCGGAGTGATTGGTGGCGTGTCTGCCCTCTTGATTATTACCCTTTCTATCCCAGAAGGGGATACCTTGACCTATGTATGTGCAAGGATTTTTGAAACCTTTGTCGGAGTTTTTATCGCCATTTTGGTCAATTATGATGTGGAGAGACTTCGACAAATTCTTTCAAAAAAAGAGAAATAA